Proteins encoded by one window of Crassostrea angulata isolate pt1a10 chromosome 9, ASM2561291v2, whole genome shotgun sequence:
- the LOC128163219 gene encoding piggyBac transposable element-derived protein 4-like: MENSSSDDDSDTLSEGSDLQLFSEHEFSSDTDSDDDTQQTESSMEPDSQQSEATDDDFWSYDLHPVDIAPFTEQVGPDHTLLPDNDLLKYFYLMINEEFFEIAAQETNRYAEQKMTRKGSRDSIWYPTTSPEMKAFFGLNIIMGINQLPRIDMYWSENPFVGNEGFKKCMTRTRFEKLLQYLHINDNQAQAPAGSPNYDRLHKIRPLIDMTRGNFQKFYKPGKCQSIDEGMIRYKGHHYAQQYTPGKPKKRGLKIWMRCETSGYTNDYRVYLGKHDSMCGPLTGERVVKHLCKPLKWKGHHVFFDRYFTSIPLLQTLESYGVYGCGTIMANRKGFPSQLKNPHLPERGDAEQMKHNNLVATVWNDAKPVHIASTTSDPLGDGPAQRRVRGGGVIIIQRPPAVEHYQQHYYGVDRTQQYRSKCPVGRPSKKFWKYLVNYIFEISLINTFLLWFETPGTRKPTKHFSMVDCNLSIAEKLIGDFSSRKRAPSCGRGVAGISVANINRHISTKLTRPRGRCKQCKKNGRRSDTFFGCSICNVHLCRGACFQAYHTYHHLLME, from the exons ATGGAGAACAGTTCATCGGATGACGATAGCGATACCTTGTCTGAGGGTTCAGATCTCCAGCTATTTAGTGAACATGAATTTTCATCGGACACAGACAGTGACGATGATACACAGCAGACAGAGTCATCAATGGAGCCTGACAGCCAACAATCAGAAGCAACtgatgatgacttctggtcTTACGATCTCCACCCAGTGGACATAGCACCATTTACTGAACAAGTAGGGCCAGATCATACTTTACTGCCTGACAATGACTTGTTGAAGTATTTTTATCTTATGATAAACGAAGAATTCTTTGAAATCGCGGCTCAGGAGACGAACAGATATGCAGAACAGAAAATGACTCGCAAAGGTTCCCGCGATTCGATTTGGTACCCCACAACTAGCCCAGAAATGAAAGCTTTCTTTGGACTGAATATCATTATGGGAATAAATCAGTTACCTCGCATCGATATGTACTGGTCGGAAAACCCATTTGTTG GAAATGAAGGCTTCAAGAAATGCATGACAAGAACAAGGTTTGAAAAATTGCTGCAGTATCTGCACATAAATGACAACCAGGCTCAAGCACCTGCTGGATCACCGAATTATGACAG ACTTCATAAAATCAGACCACTTATCGACATGACAAGAGGAAATTTCCAGAAGTTTTACAAACCAGGGAAGTGTCAGAGTATAGATGAAGGAATGATAAG GTACAAGGGACACCATTATGCACAGCAGTACACGCCAGGAAAACCAAAAAAGCGCGGTCTAAag atATGGATGAGATGTGAAACAAGTGGCTACACCAATGATTACAGAGTGTATCTTGGTAAACATGATTCAATGTGTGGCCCATTAACAGGGGAACGAGTCGTCAAACATTTATGCAAGCCACTGAAGTGGAAAGGTCATCATGTGTTCTTCGATAG ATATTTCACTTCTATTCCTCTTCTCCAAACTCTTGAATCCTACGGTGTTTATGGTTGTGGGACTATAATGGCAAACAGGAAAGGGTTTCCCTCACAGCTGAAGAACCCACACCTTCCTGAGAGAGGAGATGCTGAACAGATGAAACATAATAACCTTGTTGCCACCGTATGGAATGATGCTAAACCT GTTCACATTGCATCTACAACATCTGACCCTCTCGGAGATGGCCCAGCTCAAAGAAGGGTTCGGGGTGGTGGTGTTATCATCATTCAGCGCCCGCCTGCAGTTGAGCACTACCAGCAACACTACTATGGTGTAGACAGAACACAACAGTACAGATCCAAGTGTCCAGTTGGCCGTCCATCCAAAAAGTTTTGGAAGTATCTGGTCaactatatttttgaaatttctctgATCAACACATTCCTTCTTTGGTTTGAAACCCCAGGAACAAGAAAACCAACAAAACATTTCTCTATGGTTGACTGTAACTTGTCTATCGCGGAGAAACTTATTGGTGATTTCTCTAGCAGAAAGCGGGCACCTTCATGTGGAAGGGGAGTTGCAGGTATTAGTGTTGCTAACATCAACCGGCACATCAGCACAAAGTTGACAAGACCGCGAGGAAGATGCAAACAGTGCAAGAAGAATGGCAGAAGAAGTGACACATTTTTTGGTTGTAGCATTTGTAATGTACATCTGTGTAGAGGAGCTTGTTTTCAGGCCTATCACACTTATCATCACTTGCTTATGGAATAG
- the LOC128163715 gene encoding uncharacterized protein LOC128163715, whose translation MLWLAVFSALTLSVPAYRFWSCSSIPEVEQVEFCRADIVFEVNITSLRWFDGNVDYKYVVNKVYKGNTENISSILMGPSDMDTYPCYGYDEASLKKWFRLSVNTTYIIYAGFSTYLFRQWPIPELVMTYVKNTAKITNMDIERWTTKFDCNCKINYDKEALNGRPSQGLPKPKPSECNAPIDFCPRSGFCKKNQKGICHWGNHGKCNY comes from the exons ATGCTTTGGTTGGCAGTTTTCTCAGCACTGACTCTTTCGGTTCCGGCTTACAGGTTTTGGAGCTGCAGTTCCATTCCTGAGGTTGAACAGGTTGAATTCTGTCGAGCTGATATTG TTTTTGAAGTGAATATAACATCTCTAAGATGGTTTGATGGTAATGTTGACTACAAATATGTTGTAAACAAAGTCTATAAG ggAAATACTGAGAATATATCATCGATACTTATGGGACCGAGTGATATGGACACATACCCGTGTTACGGTTATGACGAAGCATCGCTAAAAAAATGGTTTCGGTTAAGCGTGAACACAACTTACATTATTTACG CCGGTTTTAGCACGTATTTATTCAGGCAATGGCCCATTCCTGAACTTGTGATGACTTATGTAAAAAATACTGCTAAAATTACAAACATGGACATTGAACGATGGACAACTAAATTCGACTGCAACTGTAAA atAAACTATGACAAAGAAGCATTGAATGGCCGACCATCCCAGGGACTTCCAAAGCCAAAACCAAGCGAGTGTAACGCCCCGATAGATTTCTGTCCAAGAAGTGGGTTCTGTAAGAAAAATCAGAAGGGCATCTGTCATTGGGGTAATCATGGCAAGTGTAATTACTGA
- the LOC128163220 gene encoding uncharacterized protein LOC128163220 yields the protein MIWQLLTFVFSTFLYGVCTGVEFEPCFPAVKNEPCNMTCIVPDFTEVVEFQCNGSSRGACTIFGCSPNIIKEGGNTVILQIPSLSYTNDACEWTCTYGATSSPATKLIIYSGISDNINLSGRKHANGVRLTATADCLYPYNPMVNVQYREQTGGQFGSLNLQISLQSSTSPGACNYSIEKRVTATADVSGIPPVLKGKIVFFRMTYAQYPSARSTSSNEVGPFSF from the exons ATGATTTGGCAGTTacttacatttgtattttctacatttttat ATGGAGTATGTACCGGTGTAGAATTTGAGCCATGCTTCCCTGCAGTTAAAAATGAACCTTGCAACATGACTTGCATAGTTCCTGACTTTACGGAAGTGGTTGAATTTCAATGCAATGGATCATCTAGAGGAGCATGCACTATATTTGGTTGTTCCCCAAATATTATCAAAGAAGGGGGTAATACAGTCATTCTTCAAATACCTTCCCTGTCGTACACCAATGATGCTTGTGAATGGACTTGTACATATGGAGCAACTTCATCACCAGcaacaaaattaataatctACA gTGGAATCTCGGATAACATAAACTTATCAGGTCGAAAACATGCAAATGGGGTGAGATTGACTGCAACAGCAGACTGTCTATATCCATATAATCCTATGGTGAATGTCCAATACAGAGAGCAG ACTGGTGGACAGTTTGGTTCCCTTAACCTACAAATTAGTCTTCAGAGTTCCACTTCACCAGGTGCTTGTAATTATAGTATCGAGAAAAGAGTAACTGCAACAGCTGATGTGTCTGGCATCCCGCCCGTTTTGAAAGGGAAAATCGTTTTCTTTAGGATGACATATGCACAGTACCCGTCAGCCAGATCTACTAGTAGTAATGAAGTGGGACCATTCAGCTTTTGA